Sequence from the Armatimonadota bacterium genome:
ACCTGGTCGGTTGGGTGGTAACTGGGCATGGCGCTTTTCGGCTGAAGCACTCAGCGCAGAACTGGCCGACAGATTGCGTCAACTCACATTTATCTACCGCCGACTTCAGCCGGCAAACACCTGACCATCTTCAACCCGATAGCGACGGACAGCAGCCAGGAAATCGGCATTGAAATCGCTGAGGTCGGTAGCGGTAAGCAGCGTCTGCTGATCGGGATGATGGATCAAGGCAAGGAGATGGGCGCGGCGCTGAGCATCAAGCTCACTCAATACATCATCGAGCAGCAGCACCGGTGCTTCACCGCTGCGCCGCCGCATCAAACCGGCCTCACCAATCTTCAACGCCAGCGCAATCGAACGTTGCTGACCACGGGAACCGTAGCGACCAAGATTGATCCCGGCCACCGTGAAGATCAGATCGTCGCGATGAGGGCCGCAGAGGGTCTGACCACGGGCCAGTTCATCGCTTCGTTGGGCCGCAAACGCCAGCAGCAAGCGCTCGGCCAGGCCGCCGGCATCTCTTGCAGTTCCCAGGTCACAACTGGCTGCATACTCGATCTGCAACTGATCTTCGCCACCGCTCATCTCCTGATAAAGCGGGCCGGACAGATCATTGAGTTCAACAATTGCGCGTAACCGTTCGGCCAACAGATACCCACCAGCCGCCGCCAGCTCCTGATCCCAATAGGCCAGCTCGGCATCAACGTGGCGTGGCACTCGTCGCTGTTCGCGCCAGGCGCGTAACAAACTGTTTCGTTGCAGGAGGATCTTCTGATAATGCGCTAATGTGCGCACATAATGCGGATCAAGCTGTGAGAGTGTGATATCGAGGTAACGACGCCGTTCTGCCGGTGGCCCATCAACCAGCGTCAGATCGGTAGGGGTAAAGAGCACCACCCGCAACTGACCTATCAGATCGATTGCTCGCGCCGGACGCTTATCAATGCGCACCAGCTTTTGCGCACCGTTCAGTGGCTGACCATCATCGTCTGCCCGCCGCTGTACCAATACCTCCAGACGTACCGGCCCAATCCGCCGCTCTACATCGGCAGCGATACGGGCAAACGGCGGGGTACCCGCCTCTCCCACCGCATCCCAGCGCACCAGTTCACGATCACTACTCAGGCGTGGCGAGCGCGTTGTCGCGAGGTAGAAGATTGCCTCAAGCAGACTCGTTTTGCCGGCGGCATTTGGCCCGTAAAAGAGTGTGGTTGCCGGTGCTAGCGCGAGATCAAGGCGTCGGTAGTTACGAAAATCGCGCAGGAACAGATGGTGAACATACATATATCGGCCATCGCCGCAGGCTACGAGCGCTCACCCAGGCGCAGGTTACGCAGCGCCTGAAGATTGGCACAGCCGCTACAAAACATGGCAACCCGCAGTTCGCGGATAAATGCCCCCAACCCTTCAATCACTGCCTCGGCACCCCGCTCATTAATAGCATCGAAGAGTGCCGGACGGGCAGTGCCAGCCAGATCGGCACCCAGTGCAATCGCCTTCGCAACATCCACCCCACTCCGCACACCACCTGAAGCAATGAGCGTCACATCGGGTAACACGGCGCGCACCTCGCGTATACACTCGGTTGTCGGCAGACCCCAATCGGCAAAAGCACTCGCCACACGGCGACCGGTGTCGTTTGGTTGCCGGAAGCGTTCAACTTCACTCCAACTGGTACCACCAGCACCGGCCACATCAATAATGCGCACCCCTACCTCGTAGAGCCGAATCGCATCAGCGGCACCGATGCCATTACCAACTTCTTTCACGATAACCGGTACTTCTAATCGCCGACAAACCTCTTCGATCCTGGCCAACAGTCCTTTAAAATTGACATCCCCTTCGGGCTGGACAGCTTCCTGAAGTGGATTGAGATGTAAAATCAGCGCATCAGCCTCAATCATCTCCACTGCCCGGCGGCAATGATCGACGGTGAAGCCATAATTGAGCTGCACAGCGCCAACATTTGCCAGCAAGGGAATATGCGGCGCGACTCGCCGTACCTGGTAGGTAGAGGCAAGCCGGGGATCCATCACTGCGGCCCGCTGCGAGCCAACTCCCATCGGCAAACCGAGATACTCAGCGGCTTCGGCCAGCGCCAGATTAATCTTTTCAGCACTGGCCGTACCACCGGTCATCGAACTGATCAACAACGGTGCAGCAATGGGCTTACCCAGAAACGTTGTGCGGGTATCAACCTCGTTAAGATCAAGCTCAGGCAAGGCACGGTGCGGGAGACGATACGCAGCAAACCCGGTAACGATACCCTTGGCAGCCACATCCTCATGTAACACAATGCGAATATGATCGATCTTGCGCGACTCAGTTTTATCGTCACCGGGCATAGCAAACTCCTGTTGCAGGGAGGGGAAAGGAAACCATTGTTTTTTCCCCTTTAGAGCGATCATACCAACAAAAAGGAGGAGCGTCAAACAAGCGAGCCGTGAAGCAACTGGTTCCCAACAACAAGAATTGACCCGGTATGGCTCACGAGAGTTCCACAGTTCCTTACACGAAGGATAACACGCGATCACACTACGACATCGGAAGAATATTATCCACCACCACAACCAGAGATATTACAAAAGCTAATATTCTCTACACCCAGTCTTATCTGGTTTAAACACAATAGAGATGGTATAGTAGATATGGGCTTTATAATGAAAGGCAGCCAGGAAAACACGCTATGAATCTCAACGACAACTCAACAGACAGCCTGCTTGCTGAGTGTATAGCACAACGTGATCGTTTACGACGCATTATCGAAACGACCAATCTTCTGGTAGTAGAAATAGATGCCGGCGGGCGAATCACCTACATCAATCCGGCCTGTCAGCGATACTTTGGGGTGACTCCTGAAGAGTGTCTTCAGCAAATTGCCTGGACATTCATTCACCCTGAAGAGCAAGATCAGGCAAGAGAGCACTTTCGTGCGTTGATCGCTCAACAACAACCCTCTGACACATTTGAAAGCCGACTTCTCCTCCGCGATGGTTCTATCCTGCATTTGCGCTGGACCATTGCCATTCACTACACCGACAACGGTCAGTTCTCATCACTCACTGCCATTGCTCACGATATCGACCAGCTTCATCACATGCGCACAAGGCAGCAACTGCAAGAAGAAGAACTACAAACCTTTAAACTCCTGGTCGAACTTGCCCCTGATGGTATTGCCATCGCCGATACGCAATTGCGTATGACATATACCAACCAGGCTTTTTGCACCATGCTTGGCTACGAGTCACTGATTGGAAAAACTGTCGTTGACATCACCTATCCCGATGATCACCAGCAACTGGCAGACATCGCCAAAACAT
This genomic interval carries:
- the fni gene encoding isopentenyl-diphosphate delta-isomerase, with protein sequence MPGDDKTESRKIDHIRIVLHEDVAAKGIVTGFAAYRLPHRALPELDLNEVDTRTTFLGKPIAAPLLISSMTGGTASAEKINLALAEAAEYLGLPMGVGSQRAAVMDPRLASTYQVRRVAPHIPLLANVGAVQLNYGFTVDHCRRAVEMIEADALILHLNPLQEAVQPEGDVNFKGLLARIEEVCRRLEVPVIVKEVGNGIGAADAIRLYEVGVRIIDVAGAGGTSWSEVERFRQPNDTGRRVASAFADWGLPTTECIREVRAVLPDVTLIASGGVRSGVDVAKAIALGADLAGTARPALFDAINERGAEAVIEGLGAFIRELRVAMFCSGCANLQALRNLRLGERS
- the recF gene encoding DNA replication and repair protein RecF; its protein translation is MYVHHLFLRDFRNYRRLDLALAPATTLFYGPNAAGKTSLLEAIFYLATTRSPRLSSDRELVRWDAVGEAGTPPFARIAADVERRIGPVRLEVLVQRRADDDGQPLNGAQKLVRIDKRPARAIDLIGQLRVVLFTPTDLTLVDGPPAERRRYLDITLSQLDPHYVRTLAHYQKILLQRNSLLRAWREQRRVPRHVDAELAYWDQELAAAGGYLLAERLRAIVELNDLSGPLYQEMSGGEDQLQIEYAASCDLGTARDAGGLAERLLLAFAAQRSDELARGQTLCGPHRDDLIFTVAGINLGRYGSRGQQRSIALALKIGEAGLMRRRSGEAPVLLLDDVLSELDAQRRAHLLALIHHPDQQTLLTATDLSDFNADFLAAVRRYRVEDGQVFAG